A single genomic interval of Amycolatopsis albispora harbors:
- a CDS encoding ABC transporter substrate-binding protein yields the protein MSRPNSPLRRKRRAVPAVLIAALLATACGGGGSTGAQGPIDLTVRTPPAAGDIDRVRWALPQGEPTTIDPVKAGDYSSNAVVLNLCEPLMRLNPDFSVEPGLAESVTQPDPTTFVFTLRPGIRFWNGNPVTAADVAHSLRRNLDPTNTPAHGDVFRQVKAIEETGPQQVTVKLAVPDAQFVNSMAGVQSAVSEKAAAEQAGPAYGTPGTGVMCTGPFEFGGWTPGERIVLTRNDDYWGTKAKAGRFEFVFFTDDSTLTSALLSGEIDGTYEAPIGSFSTLRASSSGKLYLGPSTQSLSIGPVSPSGPAADPRVREALDLAIDKTSLVRNVLHGAGAPLRTFTPPLLWAGHPAAAVFDAAYQELPDTSNPDLARAKQLIAEAAPGAEPLKLAIPSGDQMTLQTATIVQAAAKEIGLAITIEQQQPTVFGKLFYDPAARESVDLVATVGYIEVPGVYYYAPAFALKDNLFNWTGWSDPRVEQLLTEGQQAADPRVSAEKFVAAQKIFAAARLQISLASLHERLYLSNRITGAPASFAYISSAWAASVGKA from the coding sequence GTGAGCCGACCGAATTCCCCGCTCCGCCGGAAGCGCCGAGCCGTCCCGGCCGTCCTGATCGCCGCCCTGCTCGCCACCGCGTGTGGCGGAGGTGGCTCGACCGGTGCCCAGGGGCCGATCGACCTGACCGTGCGGACCCCGCCGGCGGCGGGTGACATCGACCGGGTGCGGTGGGCGCTCCCGCAGGGCGAGCCGACCACCATCGATCCGGTGAAGGCGGGTGACTACTCCTCGAACGCGGTGGTGCTGAACCTGTGCGAACCGCTGATGCGGTTGAACCCGGACTTCAGCGTGGAGCCAGGGCTCGCCGAGAGCGTGACGCAGCCGGACCCGACCACCTTCGTTTTCACCCTCCGGCCCGGCATCCGGTTCTGGAACGGCAATCCGGTCACCGCCGCCGACGTCGCCCACAGCCTGCGGCGCAATCTCGACCCGACGAACACCCCGGCACACGGCGACGTGTTCCGCCAGGTCAAGGCCATCGAAGAGACCGGGCCGCAGCAGGTCACGGTGAAACTCGCCGTGCCGGACGCGCAGTTCGTGAACAGCATGGCCGGGGTGCAGAGCGCGGTCAGCGAGAAGGCCGCGGCCGAGCAGGCCGGTCCGGCCTACGGCACGCCGGGCACCGGCGTGATGTGCACCGGGCCGTTCGAATTCGGCGGCTGGACGCCGGGGGAGCGCATCGTGCTCACCCGCAACGACGACTACTGGGGCACCAAGGCGAAGGCAGGCCGGTTCGAGTTCGTCTTCTTCACCGACGACAGCACGCTCACCAGCGCGCTGCTGTCCGGTGAGATCGACGGCACCTACGAAGCGCCCATCGGCAGCTTCTCGACCCTGCGTGCGTCCTCGTCCGGGAAGCTGTACCTCGGCCCGTCCACGCAGTCGCTGAGCATCGGCCCGGTGTCGCCGAGCGGGCCCGCGGCGGATCCGCGGGTCCGCGAGGCGCTCGACCTGGCGATCGACAAGACCAGCCTGGTGCGGAACGTGCTCCACGGCGCGGGCGCTCCACTTCGGACGTTCACGCCACCGCTGTTGTGGGCGGGGCATCCCGCCGCTGCCGTGTTCGACGCGGCGTACCAGGAGCTGCCGGACACGTCGAACCCCGACCTCGCCAGGGCGAAGCAGCTGATCGCCGAGGCCGCGCCGGGCGCGGAGCCGCTGAAGCTGGCGATCCCCTCCGGTGACCAGATGACGTTGCAGACGGCGACCATCGTGCAGGCCGCGGCGAAGGAGATCGGCCTGGCCATCACCATCGAGCAGCAGCAGCCGACGGTGTTCGGCAAGCTGTTCTACGACCCGGCCGCGCGGGAGAGCGTCGATCTGGTGGCCACCGTCGGCTACATCGAGGTGCCCGGGGTCTACTACTACGCGCCCGCGTTCGCGCTCAAGGACAACCTGTTCAACTGGACCGGCTGGAGCGATCCGCGGGTGGAGCAGCTGCTGACCGAGGGGCAGCAGGCAGCCGATCCGCGGGTGTCGGCGGAGAAGTTCGTGGCCGCGCAGAAGATCTTCGCCGCCGCGCGGTTGCAGATCAGCCTCGCCTCGCTGCACGAACGGCTGTACCTGAGCAACCGGATCACCGGGGCGCCCGCGTCGTTCGCCTACATCAGCTCGGCCTGGGCCGCGTCGGTCGGGAAAGCGTGA
- a CDS encoding TetR/AcrR family transcriptional regulator, with protein MGRNSLAEERKAQILSAFARCVARSGFAGTSLESVAEEAKLARGHVRHYLGNRHDQVVALCEWVSAAGEEAFTEVRQIADDGKRAAAVMDYLFNPRFYEPSEGLAVFLALFEEARRDETLRAMFLDSYRDILSTLAGALAGADETLPEKNANEIAYLMLCAAVGNAHLSQTGIGPSRTRRVGTLCRRVLKMLTPAGPVRKSPTSRA; from the coding sequence GTGGGCCGGAACAGCCTCGCCGAGGAACGCAAGGCACAGATCCTCAGCGCGTTCGCGCGCTGCGTCGCGCGATCCGGTTTTGCCGGCACTTCGCTGGAATCCGTGGCCGAGGAGGCGAAGCTGGCCCGCGGCCACGTCCGGCACTACCTGGGCAACCGGCACGACCAGGTGGTGGCGCTGTGCGAATGGGTCAGCGCCGCGGGCGAGGAGGCGTTCACCGAGGTGCGCCAGATCGCCGACGACGGCAAGCGGGCGGCGGCGGTGATGGACTACCTGTTCAACCCGCGCTTCTACGAACCGAGCGAAGGACTCGCGGTTTTCCTCGCCCTGTTCGAAGAAGCGCGCCGGGACGAGACACTGCGGGCAATGTTCCTCGACAGCTACCGTGACATCCTCAGTACCCTGGCGGGCGCGCTGGCCGGTGCCGACGAGACGCTGCCGGAGAAGAACGCGAACGAAATCGCCTACCTGATGCTGTGTGCCGCGGTCGGCAACGCGCACCTGTCGCAGACCGGCATCGGCCCGTCCCGGACCCGCCGGGTCGGCACACTGTGCCGCCGCGTGCTCAAAATGCTCACCCCCGCCGGGCCGGTCAGGAAATCGCCGACATCACGTGCTTGA